In Brachionichthys hirsutus isolate HB-005 chromosome 5, CSIRO-AGI_Bhir_v1, whole genome shotgun sequence, a single genomic region encodes these proteins:
- the lrrc4.2 gene encoding leucine-rich repeat-containing protein 4.2: MSPLGQVSVQPTWNTAPLAVLYLMVPALIMCQSTGPALSSAIPQNCPGVCSCTNQLSKVVCTRRGLIRAPPNIPANTRYLNLMENSIETIQADTFRHLWHLEVLQLGRNAIRQIEVGAFNGLTSLNTLELFDNRLTVIPSGAFEYLSKLRELWLRNNPIESIPSNAFNRVPSLMRLDLGELRKLEYIADGAFEGLQNLKYLNLGMCNLQEFPHLSPLVGLEELEISENVFPELKPGAFRGLRNLRKLWIMNSAITTIERNAFDDIIALVELNLAHNNLSSLPHNLFTPLQYLVELHLHHNPWGCDCDVVWLSWWLREYIPTNSTCCGRCHTPAPMRGRYLVEVDQSSFQCSAPFILDAPRDLNISAARVAELKCRTAAMSSVRWLLPNGTILTHGSAHPRISVLNDGTLNFSNVLPSDTGIYTCMVSNMAGNSNASAYLNVSNAELNTSNLSYFTTITVEVVEPTVEEIPKPKPTVPASPSVFQPVFISTPTVLFKNTQTPRQVSIPTIRVPSGPAASLDEMMKTTKIIIGCFVAVTLLAAAMLIAFYKLRKRHQQRSTVAAARTIEIIQMEEEVPPIPPPTSGSSGSDDTVLVLPTLVEHNSNTFKPGYVSSSSRQGGYGAHWTQNNSLHRSVRQHHSHISTIADPYIIKTTQVKENVQETQI; encoded by the coding sequence ATGAGTCCTCTGGGCCAGGTTAGTGTGCAGCCTACCTGGAACACAGCCCCGCTTGCCGTGCTCTATCTCATGGTGCCTGCTCTCATCATGTGCCAGTCAACAGGCCCTGCACTGAGCTCAGCAATCCCACAGAACTGTCCAGGTGTTTGTTCCTGTACTAACCAGCTAAGCAAAGTGGTGTGTACCCGCCGAGGCCTGATTAGGGCCCCCCCAAACATCCCAGCCAACACTAGATATCTGAATCTGATGGAAAACAGCATAGAGACCATACAGGCAGATACCTTCAGGCATCTATGGCATCTGGAGGTACTGCAGCTGGGTAGAAATGCTATCAGACAAATTGAGGTTGGGGCATTCAATGGCTTGACCAGCCTAAATACTCTGGAGCTGTTTGACAACAGATTGACGGTCATACCCAGCGGAGCTTTTGAGTACCTATCAAAACTGAGAGAGTTATGGCTTAGAAACAATCCAATTGAGAGCATTCCCTCAAATGCCTTCAATCGTGTCCCCTCCCTCATGAGACTAGACTTGGGAGAACTGAGGAAGTTGGAATACATCGCTGATGGGGCATTCGAAGGCCTTCAGAACCTCAAGTACCTCAATTTGGGGATGTGCAACCTGCAGGAGTTTCCCCATCTTTCACCACTGGTAGGCTTGGAGGAGTTAGAAATATCAGAGAATGTTTTTCCAGAACTGAAGCCCGGCGCATTCCGTGGGCTGAGAAATCTACGGAAACTATGGATTATGAACTCTGCCATCACCACTATTGAAAGGAATGcatttgatgacatcatagccTTGGTGGAACTGAATTTAGCCCATAATAACCTGTCATCCCTCCCCCATAACCTCTTCACCCCTCTACAGTACCTGGTGGAGCTACACCTGCATCACAACCCCTGGGGATGTGACTGTGATGTAGTGTGGCTCTCCTGGTGGCTCAGAGAATACATTCCCACAAATTCCACATGTTGTGGACGCTGCCACACCCCAGCTCCCATGAGAGGACGATACCTGGTGGAAGTTGATCAGAGCAGCTTTCAGTGTTCGGCACCATTCATACTTGATGCTCCAAGAGACCTGAACATCTCTGCCGCGAGGGTGGCAGAACTGAAGTGTCGCACAGCCGCCATGAGCTCAGTCCGATGGCTTCTTCCCAATGGGACAATACTGACCCATGGCTCAGCTCACCCACGGATATCAGTCCTCAATGATGGCACACTCAACTTCTCCAATGTTCTCCCATCAGACACAGGAATCTACACCTGCATGGTAAGCAACATGGCAGGAAATTCCAACGCCTCAGCCTACCTAAATGTCAGCAATGCTGAACTCAACACATCTAATCTATCCTACTTTACAACCATAACTGTCGAAGTTGTGGAGCCCACAGTGGAAGAGATCCCGAAACCCAAGCCTACCGTCCCTGCCTCACCCTCTGTCTTTCAGCCTGTCTTCATCTCCACACCTACTGTGCTGTTCAAAAACACTCAGACTCCACGGCAGGTATCAATCCCAACAATCAGAGTCCCTAGTGGGCCAGCTGCCAGCCTGGATGAGATGATGAAAACCACAAAAATCATCATCGGCTGTTTTGTTGCCGTCACTTTGCTGGCTGCTGCCATGTTAATAGCATTCTATAAATTGCGCAAGCGCCATCAACAAAGGAGTACGGTAGCAGCAGCTAGGACCATAGAAATCAtacagatggaggaggaagttCCTCCTATTCCACCACCCACCTCTGGATCAAGTGGTTCTGATGACACAGTGTTGGTGCTGCCTACATTAGTGGAACATAATAGCAACACTTTTAAGCCTGGGTATGTGTCCTCTTCATCACGGCAAGGGGGCTATGGAGCCCACTGGACCCAGAACAATTCTCTTCATCGCTCAGTCAGACAGCATCACAGCCACATCAGCACCATTGCTGATCCCTACATCATTAAGACCACTCAAGTCAAGGAGAACGTTCAAGAGACCCAAATCTGA